One Megasphaera elsdenii DSM 20460 genomic window carries:
- a CDS encoding nucleobase:cation symporter-2 family protein, with protein sequence MNENLTKRIHPVDEMLPAGRLFAYGLQHVLAMYAGAVAVPIIIAQALHLSPAELVHLINADLFSCGIATLIQTLGFWKIGARIPMIQGVTFASVTPMILIGAEHGITAIYGAILVAGLFTFFIAPFFSRFIRFFPPVVTGTIITIIGITLLPVAVNWMGGGNPKAQDFASPMNLFLAFITLVIIIAIYRCGKGFLSNVSVLLGLIGGTIIAMILGQTNFSEVGNAAWIGLVTPFSFGFPTFDIGSILSMIVVMIVTMVETTGDCIAIGSIVGRPIGRSRLARCLRADGLSTFIGGILNSFPYTAFAQNVGLIAVTRVKSRFVVAASGIILIALGLFPKMAAVVASIPNSVLGGAGVAMFGMVIASGIRALSKVKFDGTYNLMIVAVSIGVSMITLTAPNFFHSFPSWANIVLHSGITLGSITAVVLNLILNGSAQKDDVNED encoded by the coding sequence ATGAATGAAAACCTGACTAAACGGATTCATCCCGTTGACGAAATGCTGCCGGCTGGCCGGCTCTTTGCCTACGGTCTGCAGCACGTCCTGGCTATGTACGCCGGGGCTGTAGCCGTACCGATCATCATTGCCCAGGCCTTGCACTTGTCGCCGGCTGAACTGGTCCATCTGATTAATGCCGACTTATTTTCCTGCGGCATTGCCACGCTGATACAGACTTTAGGGTTCTGGAAAATCGGTGCCCGGATCCCGATGATTCAAGGTGTTACTTTCGCTTCCGTTACGCCGATGATCCTCATCGGGGCAGAGCACGGGATTACGGCTATTTACGGAGCGATTCTCGTTGCCGGGCTGTTTACGTTCTTCATTGCGCCTTTCTTCAGCCGGTTCATCCGCTTTTTCCCGCCTGTTGTCACAGGGACGATCATCACCATCATTGGTATCACCCTCTTGCCAGTAGCCGTCAATTGGATGGGCGGAGGCAATCCCAAGGCTCAAGATTTTGCATCACCGATGAACTTGTTCCTGGCCTTCATCACCTTGGTCATCATCATCGCTATTTACCGTTGCGGCAAAGGGTTCTTGAGCAATGTTTCTGTTCTGCTTGGACTCATCGGTGGGACGATTATTGCCATGATTTTAGGGCAGACGAATTTCTCAGAAGTCGGCAATGCGGCTTGGATTGGGTTGGTCACGCCTTTTTCCTTCGGCTTTCCGACTTTTGACATCGGATCGATCTTGTCGATGATTGTCGTCATGATCGTTACTATGGTAGAAACGACAGGGGACTGTATCGCCATCGGTTCCATTGTCGGCCGTCCGATTGGCCGCAGCCGCTTGGCACGCTGCCTCCGGGCTGATGGGTTATCGACCTTTATCGGTGGGATTCTCAACAGTTTCCCCTATACCGCCTTTGCGCAGAATGTCGGCCTTATCGCTGTTACCCGCGTCAAGAGCCGCTTCGTCGTCGCTGCATCGGGTATCATCCTCATCGCCCTAGGCTTGTTCCCGAAGATGGCAGCCGTCGTCGCCTCTATCCCAAATTCTGTTTTAGGCGGTGCGGGTGTCGCCATGTTCGGCATGGTCATTGCCAGCGGTATCCGGGCTTTGAGTAAAGTCAAATTCGACGGGACGTATAATTTGATGATTGTCGCCGTCAGTATCGGCGTCAGCATGATCACCTTGACGGCGCCGAACTTTTTCCACAGCTTCCCATCGTGGGCTAATATCGTCTTGCACAGCGGCATTACCTTGGGCAGTATTACGGCTGTCGTCCTCAATTTGATCTTGAATGGCAGTGCTCAGAAAGATGATGTAAACGAAGATTAA